A stretch of Streptococcus chenjunshii DNA encodes these proteins:
- a CDS encoding NAD(P)H-dependent glycerol-3-phosphate dehydrogenase: MTKQKIAVLGPGSWGTALAQVLNDNGHEVCLWGNLPEQIDELKTQHKNTLYFKDIVLDEKIKATLDLEEALHNADAVLFVVPTKVTRLVAKQVAETLDHKVIMMHASKGLEPGTHERLSVILEEEIPADRRSEIVVVSGPSHAEETIVRDITLITAASKDLEAAKYVQKLFSNNYFRLYTNTDVIGVETAGALKNIIAVGAGALHGLGYGDNAKAAVITRGLAEITRLGVKLGADPLTYSGLSGVGDLIVTGTSVHSRNWRAGDALGRGEKLEDIERNMGMVIEGISTTKVAYEISQELGVYMPITTAIYKAIYEGADVKESILGMMSNEFRSENEWH, translated from the coding sequence ATGACTAAACAAAAGATTGCTGTTTTGGGGCCCGGTTCATGGGGAACTGCTCTGGCTCAAGTTCTCAATGACAACGGGCACGAGGTTTGTCTTTGGGGAAATTTGCCGGAACAGATTGACGAATTAAAGACCCAGCATAAGAATACGCTTTATTTTAAAGATATCGTGCTGGATGAAAAGATAAAGGCGACACTTGATTTAGAGGAAGCCCTCCACAATGCAGATGCCGTCCTTTTTGTTGTCCCGACAAAGGTCACACGTCTGGTTGCTAAGCAAGTCGCTGAAACCTTGGATCATAAAGTGATCATGATGCACGCATCCAAAGGCTTGGAACCTGGCACACATGAACGTCTGTCTGTCATTTTAGAAGAAGAAATCCCAGCCGACCGCCGGAGTGAGATTGTGGTTGTTTCCGGCCCCAGCCACGCTGAAGAAACCATTGTCCGAGATATCACCTTAATCACCGCAGCTTCAAAAGATTTAGAAGCCGCTAAATATGTTCAGAAACTCTTCAGCAATAATTATTTCCGGCTTTATACCAATACAGATGTCATTGGGGTTGAAACAGCCGGAGCTCTTAAAAATATTATTGCTGTCGGAGCCGGAGCCCTTCACGGGCTGGGCTATGGCGACAATGCCAAAGCGGCTGTCATTACACGCGGTTTGGCAGAAATTACCCGGCTCGGGGTCAAGCTGGGCGCTGATCCGCTGACTTACAGCGGTCTTTCCGGAGTAGGTGATTTAATTGTTACTGGGACTTCTGTGCACTCTCGTAATTGGCGGGCAGGAGATGCGCTGGGGCGCGGAGAAAAGCTGGAAGACATTGAACGCAATATGGGCATGGTCATTGAAGGCATTTCAACTACCAAGGTAGCCTATGAAATTTCTCAGGAATTAGGGGTTTACATGCCTATTACCACTGCTATTTATAAAGCTATATATGAAGGCGCGGATGTGAAAGAGAGCATTCTTGGCATGATGTCCAATGAATTCCGTTCTGAAAATGAATGGCACTAA
- a CDS encoding formate/nitrite transporter family protein, translated as MTPFQEKIGAACAKKEALFDESLARYALRSMFAGAYLTMSTAVGIIGADVIAAGFPALARFVFTFIFAIGLVYVLIFNGELATSNMMYLTAGAYYKQITWRKAAVILLYCTLFNLVGAVVLAWLFNQSFSFMNLTDKSFVVNAVNIKLAKSDWSNFIEGITANMFVNIAILGYMLLKEESAKIFIAISAIFMFVFLINEHLVANFASFMLAAFNPVKANIDSFTFFNVARQWIVVFFGNWLGGGLFIGIAYAWLNQTKTQHIEQ; from the coding sequence ATGACCCCATTTCAGGAAAAAATCGGTGCTGCCTGCGCTAAAAAAGAAGCACTGTTTGATGAAAGTTTAGCTCGCTATGCGCTGCGGTCTATGTTTGCCGGCGCCTATCTGACCATGAGTACAGCAGTTGGTATTATCGGTGCAGATGTTATTGCTGCAGGATTCCCTGCCTTAGCACGTTTTGTCTTTACATTTATCTTTGCTATCGGCTTAGTTTATGTCTTGATTTTTAACGGTGAACTGGCCACATCCAACATGATGTATCTGACTGCAGGAGCTTACTATAAACAGATTACCTGGCGGAAAGCTGCTGTTATTTTGCTGTACTGCACCCTGTTCAACCTTGTTGGGGCAGTTGTTCTGGCCTGGCTGTTTAATCAGTCATTTTCATTTATGAATCTGACCGATAAAAGTTTTGTGGTCAATGCCGTAAATATCAAGCTGGCTAAATCAGACTGGAGCAATTTTATTGAAGGGATTACGGCAAATATGTTTGTCAACATCGCTATTTTAGGTTATATGCTCCTCAAAGAAGAGAGCGCTAAAATTTTTATCGCCATTTCCGCTATCTTCATGTTCGTCTTTCTTATTAACGAACACTTGGTGGCCAATTTTGCTTCATTCATGCTGGCTGCTTTTAATCCAGTAAAAGCCAATATTGACAGCTTTACCTTCTTTAATGTTGCACGTCAGTGGATTGTTGTTTTCTTTGGCAACTGGCTGGGAGGCGGTCTTTTCATCGGTATCGCTTATGCTTGGCTGAACCAGACAAAGACACAGCACATCGAGCAGTAA
- a CDS encoding NAD(P)H-dependent oxidoreductase: MKFVGIVGSNADQSYNRMLLEFIRRHFKLKFELEVLEIKDVPMFNQDDDQSDSFAIRYLYNKITRADGVIIATPEHNHTTTPALKSALEWLSFNLHPFENKPVMIVGASYHDQGTSRAQVHLRKILDAPGVNAYTLPGNEFLLGKAKEAFDEDGNIINEGTVSFLETCLDNFIKYVGVVSQLKKPKPIEPEDLDCGKPIATSITEVDPDDPDWLEKASKLVNAVEGDTYVKLDQGLLTVNQLNMFLNAMPFELTYADDNNQFLYYNNAHQDPETMFAKRVPEQVGNRMSTVHGSLPPARMKNVEWVIGTLRNGNQEYVRTIVPGSPDSVINTHNYQAMYYPDGSYAGINEIVFNFKPWLDWYLKETGQRLVGGSSPAAPAAQGTADATSGASDSGGNAAAATDASSGASAH, from the coding sequence ATGAAATTCGTCGGAATCGTCGGTTCGAATGCTGATCAATCATATAACCGCATGCTCTTAGAATTCATTCGCCGGCATTTTAAATTAAAATTTGAATTGGAAGTCCTTGAAATCAAAGATGTCCCTATGTTTAATCAGGACGATGATCAATCAGACAGCTTCGCTATTCGCTATCTCTATAATAAAATTACCCGTGCAGATGGTGTGATTATCGCTACACCTGAGCACAATCATACCACCACACCGGCTCTTAAAAGTGCCCTTGAATGGCTGTCCTTTAACCTGCATCCTTTTGAAAATAAACCGGTCATGATTGTCGGTGCTTCTTACCATGATCAGGGCACATCGCGCGCCCAGGTGCATCTGCGCAAAATCCTCGATGCTCCGGGTGTCAATGCCTATACGCTGCCCGGCAATGAATTTTTACTGGGCAAGGCCAAGGAAGCTTTTGATGAAGACGGCAATATCATCAACGAAGGCACCGTCTCCTTTCTTGAAACCTGCTTAGATAATTTCATCAAATATGTAGGAGTGGTATCACAATTGAAAAAACCAAAACCGATTGAACCGGAAGATCTAGACTGCGGAAAACCTATTGCGACAAGCATTACTGAGGTTGACCCTGACGATCCGGACTGGCTGGAAAAGGCGTCGAAACTTGTCAACGCAGTTGAAGGGGATACCTATGTCAAGCTTGACCAAGGTTTACTGACTGTTAATCAGCTCAATATGTTCTTAAACGCTATGCCTTTTGAACTGACTTATGCTGATGATAATAACCAGTTCCTGTACTACAATAATGCCCATCAGGATCCGGAAACCATGTTTGCCAAACGGGTGCCTGAGCAGGTAGGAAACCGCATGTCAACCGTTCATGGATCTCTTCCGCCGGCTCGCATGAAAAATGTTGAATGGGTTATCGGTACACTGCGCAACGGCAATCAAGAATATGTCAGAACAATCGTTCCTGGTTCACCGGACAGTGTGATTAATACCCACAATTACCAAGCCATGTATTATCCTGACGGCTCTTACGCTGGCATCAATGAAATCGTCTTTAACTTCAAACCTTGGCTGGACTGGTATCTGAAAGAAACCGGGCAGCGCTTAGTTGGCGGCAGCAGTCCAGCAGCACCGGCAGCTCAAGGAACGGCTGATGCCACTTCCGGAGCTTCAGACAGCGGAGGCAATGCCGCTGCAGCAACCGATGCTAGTTCAGGCGCCTCAGCTCACTGA
- a CDS encoding NADPH-dependent FMN reductase has translation MKLIGLVGTNSARSTNRQLLQYMEKHFADKADIELVEIKEIPVFNKPADRQIPDIVTEIAAKIEQSDGVIIGTPEYDHSIPAVLMNALAWLSYGIFPLLNKPVMITGASFGTLGSSRAQLQLRQILNAPELKANVLPDEFLLSHSLQAFDKDNNLIDLETIQKLDAIFDDFRIFVKVTAKLSNAQDLLRKEAENFDWESLS, from the coding sequence ATGAAACTTATTGGACTTGTTGGTACCAACTCTGCCCGTTCAACCAACCGCCAGCTTCTCCAATATATGGAAAAACACTTTGCTGATAAAGCCGATATTGAACTGGTTGAAATTAAAGAGATTCCAGTTTTTAATAAACCTGCAGACAGGCAAATCCCTGATATTGTAACAGAAATCGCAGCTAAAATTGAACAGTCAGACGGGGTCATCATCGGGACACCGGAGTATGATCACTCCATTCCTGCTGTTCTGATGAATGCACTGGCTTGGCTGTCTTACGGCATTTTCCCTCTGCTGAACAAACCTGTGATGATTACAGGCGCTTCTTTCGGAACACTCGGTTCATCACGCGCCCAGCTCCAGCTGCGGCAAATCCTGAACGCTCCTGAACTGAAGGCTAATGTCCTTCCGGATGAGTTTCTGCTTTCGCATTCCTTACAGGCTTTTGACAAGGATAATAATTTGATCGATTTGGAGACTATCCAAAAACTAGACGCTATTTTTGATGACTTCCGCATCTTTGTCAAGGTCACTGCTAAACTGTCAAATGCTCAGGACTTACTGCGGAAAGAAGCCGAAAACTTTGACTGGGAAAGCTTATCATAA
- a CDS encoding YbaN family protein has product MKKMLLIAAGCLSLLLGVLGVILPVLPTTPFLLLSGYCFARSSKKFERWLKQTKLYQFYVADYAETKSIAKERKKKIIIQIYLLMGLSVWLAPLVWVKLALLALTVFITYYLFRVIPDK; this is encoded by the coding sequence ATGAAAAAAATGCTGCTGATTGCTGCCGGCTGTCTAAGCCTGCTTTTAGGTGTTCTTGGTGTTATTCTGCCGGTTTTGCCGACTACCCCCTTTCTCCTTTTGTCAGGCTATTGTTTTGCCCGCAGTTCTAAAAAGTTTGAGCGCTGGCTGAAGCAGACCAAGCTCTATCAGTTTTATGTTGCGGATTATGCTGAAACCAAAAGCATTGCCAAAGAACGAAAAAAGAAAATTATTATTCAGATTTACCTATTGATGGGGCTGTCCGTTTGGCTGGCTCCGCTGGTCTGGGTAAAGCTTGCTTTGCTGGCTTTAACTGTATTTATCACCTATTATCTGTTCCGGGTGATTCCTGATAAATAG
- a CDS encoding dUTP diphosphatase — protein sequence MSKIRGFELVSSFTDEGLLPKRETAHAAGYDLKAAEHTEIAPGEIVLVPTGLKAYMQAGEVLCLYDRSSNPRKKGLVLINSVGIIDGDYYNNPANEGHIFAQMQNITDKPVTVEAGERLVQGIFMPFLIADGDKADGLRTGGFGSTGQ from the coding sequence ATGTCAAAAATACGTGGTTTTGAGCTGGTATCTAGTTTTACAGATGAAGGTTTGCTGCCTAAACGGGAGACAGCTCACGCAGCAGGTTATGATCTGAAGGCTGCTGAACATACAGAAATTGCTCCCGGAGAGATTGTTTTAGTGCCTACAGGACTTAAGGCCTATATGCAGGCAGGAGAGGTGCTGTGCTTGTATGACCGCTCTTCAAATCCGCGCAAAAAAGGACTGGTCTTGATTAATTCTGTCGGTATTATTGACGGAGATTATTACAATAACCCTGCTAATGAAGGGCATATTTTTGCACAGATGCAAAATATAACTGATAAGCCAGTAACAGTTGAGGCCGGCGAACGCCTTGTCCAAGGCATTTTCATGCCCTTTTTAATAGCTGATGGTGACAAAGCAGACGGACTCCGCACAGGCGGTTTTGGCAGCACCGGCCAATAA
- the radA gene encoding DNA repair protein RadA: protein MAKKRTTFVCQECGYNSPKYLGRCPNCSSWSSFVEEVETAEVKNARVSLTGQKTKPVKLNDIAAVQVNRTQTDLEEFNRVLGGGVVPGSLVLIGGDPGIGKSTLLLQVSTQLAHKGTVLYVSGEESAEQIKLRSERLGNIDSEFYLYAETNMQLIRSEIEKLQPDFLVVDSIQTIMTPDISGVQGSVSQVREVTAELMQLAKTNNIAVFIVGHVTKEGTLAGPRMLEHMVDTVLYFEGERHHTFRILRAVKNRFGSTNEIGIFEMQASGLVEILNPSQVFLEERLDGATGSAVVVTIEGSRPILAELQALVTPTVFGNAKRTTTGLDFNRVSLIMAVLEKRCGLLLQNQDAYLKSAGGVRLDEPAIDLAVAVALASSYKEQPTDPKTAFIGEIGLTGEIRRVNRIEQRIKEAAKLGFAKIYVPKSSLQGVEIPETIQVIGVRTVGQVLTNVFE, encoded by the coding sequence ATCGCAAAAAAAAGAACGACTTTTGTCTGTCAGGAATGCGGCTATAATTCACCAAAATATCTGGGACGCTGTCCTAACTGCTCTTCCTGGTCCTCTTTTGTAGAGGAAGTTGAGACTGCTGAGGTTAAAAATGCCCGTGTATCTCTGACCGGACAGAAAACAAAGCCTGTTAAGCTCAATGATATTGCTGCTGTTCAGGTCAATCGAACGCAAACCGATTTAGAAGAATTTAACCGTGTCCTGGGCGGCGGTGTTGTCCCCGGCAGTTTGGTTCTGATTGGCGGCGATCCCGGCATCGGCAAATCTACCCTGCTTTTGCAGGTTTCGACTCAGCTGGCTCATAAAGGGACCGTTCTCTACGTTTCGGGAGAAGAGTCGGCCGAACAGATTAAACTGCGCAGCGAGCGGCTGGGGAATATCGACAGTGAATTTTACCTTTATGCCGAGACCAATATGCAGCTGATTCGGTCAGAAATTGAAAAGCTTCAGCCAGATTTCTTGGTGGTTGATTCTATTCAGACTATCATGACTCCTGATATCTCCGGAGTTCAGGGGTCTGTCAGTCAGGTCCGGGAAGTAACAGCTGAGCTGATGCAGCTGGCTAAGACAAACAATATCGCTGTTTTTATTGTCGGACATGTGACCAAGGAAGGGACGCTGGCCGGACCTCGTATGCTGGAACACATGGTAGACACCGTTTTGTATTTTGAAGGGGAACGGCACCATACCTTTAGAATTTTGCGGGCAGTCAAAAACCGTTTCGGATCAACCAACGAAATCGGAATTTTTGAAATGCAGGCCTCCGGTCTTGTTGAAATTCTCAATCCCAGCCAAGTCTTTTTAGAAGAACGTTTGGATGGGGCAACTGGTTCTGCTGTCGTTGTAACGATAGAAGGAAGCCGGCCGATTCTGGCTGAGCTGCAGGCTTTGGTTACGCCTACCGTTTTCGGCAATGCCAAACGGACAACGACCGGACTTGATTTCAACCGAGTCAGCCTGATTATGGCCGTTTTAGAAAAACGCTGCGGACTCCTGCTTCAGAATCAGGATGCCTATCTTAAATCGGCAGGCGGTGTGAGACTGGATGAACCAGCTATTGACTTAGCTGTGGCGGTAGCACTGGCATCAAGTTATAAGGAGCAGCCGACTGATCCTAAAACAGCCTTTATTGGCGAAATCGGGCTGACCGGTGAAATCCGCCGGGTTAATCGGATTGAACAGCGGATTAAAGAAGCTGCTAAACTCGGTTTTGCCAAAATCTATGTGCCCAAAAGCTCCCTGCAGGGTGTTGAAATCCCCGAAACGATCCAAGTCATCGGTGTCAGAACGGTCGGCCAGGTGTTAACGAACGTGTTTGAGTGA
- a CDS encoding beta-class carbonic anhydrase codes for MSYFDNFLKTNQAYADLHGTAHLPMRPKTHVAIVTCMDARLHVAQALGLALGVAHILRNAGGRVTDDVIRSLVISQQQLGTKEVVVLHHTDCGAQTFTNAAFAEQLQQDLGIDVSGEDFLPFTDVVASVREDMALLRQSPLIPDEIIISGAVYDVDSGRMTEVK; via the coding sequence ATGTCTTATTTTGACAACTTTTTAAAAACCAATCAAGCCTATGCTGACCTGCACGGGACAGCCCATTTGCCTATGAGGCCTAAAACACATGTGGCGATTGTAACATGTATGGATGCCCGGCTCCATGTAGCTCAAGCCTTAGGTTTGGCCTTAGGAGTTGCGCATATATTACGGAATGCCGGCGGACGGGTAACCGATGATGTGATTCGCTCTCTGGTCATTTCTCAGCAGCAGCTGGGAACCAAAGAAGTTGTTGTGCTGCACCATACTGACTGCGGGGCACAGACTTTTACTAATGCAGCTTTTGCCGAACAGCTCCAGCAGGATTTGGGCATAGATGTGAGCGGTGAAGACTTTCTGCCGTTTACGGATGTTGTTGCTAGTGTCCGGGAAGATATGGCACTGCTGCGCCAATCACCTTTGATTCCGGATGAGATTATTATTTCCGGTGCGGTTTATGATGTGGATAGCGGCCGTATGACGGAAGTCAAATAA
- a CDS encoding TIGR00266 family protein, with protein sequence MADNRMKYTIDSNMQFPLVEIALETGESAYIQRGSMVYHTPGVTLNTRLNARGSGIGKLMGAIGRSMTSGESAFITQAVSSADDGRLALAPSMPGQVIALDLGSRQYRLNDGAFLALDGSAQYKMERQSVGRAFFGGQGGLFVMTTEGQGTLLANAFGSIKKIELQGEEITIDNAHVVAWSRELQYDIHLENGFLQSIGTGEGIVNTFRGTGEIYVQSLNIETFANVIGSHIITGGGDGGGKSSLLDSFL encoded by the coding sequence ATGGCAGATAATCGGATGAAATACACTATTGACAGCAACATGCAGTTTCCTTTGGTTGAGATTGCACTGGAAACTGGAGAGTCCGCTTATATTCAGCGAGGCAGTATGGTTTACCATACCCCCGGTGTTACCCTCAATACCCGCCTAAATGCCCGCGGCTCCGGTATCGGCAAACTGATGGGAGCGATCGGCCGTTCGATGACTTCCGGCGAATCCGCTTTTATTACTCAAGCGGTTTCCAGCGCTGATGACGGCAGATTAGCATTGGCTCCGTCTATGCCCGGTCAGGTTATTGCTCTTGATTTGGGGAGCCGTCAGTACCGTCTTAATGATGGCGCTTTTCTGGCTCTGGACGGTTCAGCTCAGTACAAGATGGAGCGCCAGTCTGTGGGCCGGGCCTTCTTTGGCGGTCAAGGCGGTCTCTTTGTGATGACAACAGAAGGGCAAGGGACACTTTTGGCTAATGCCTTTGGATCGATTAAAAAGATAGAACTCCAAGGAGAAGAAATCACTATCGATAACGCTCATGTTGTCGCCTGGAGCCGTGAACTGCAGTATGATATTCACTTAGAGAACGGTTTTCTGCAGTCTATCGGAACCGGAGAAGGGATTGTCAATACCTTCCGCGGGACAGGTGAAATTTATGTGCAAAGTTTGAATATCGAAACCTTTGCTAACGTTATCGGCAGCCACATTATCACCGGCGGCGGTGATGGCGGGGGGAAATCATCGCTCTTGGACAGCTTCTTGTAA
- a CDS encoding Lrp/AsnC family transcriptional regulator, with translation MDNIDKEILSLLKTNGRLTNKEIGQLVHLTGQAVGNRISKLQENGTIMHFTTALSYSFQQYIMVYMDSNQFSRFEHFATTYEEIDEFYKVSGHACYLIKAHFNETDLKDFLERLTYWGRYNVENILKQIK, from the coding sequence ATGGATAATATTGATAAAGAGATTCTCAGTCTGCTAAAAACAAATGGACGTTTAACAAACAAAGAAATTGGACAACTCGTTCATCTAACCGGTCAGGCAGTCGGCAATCGTATCAGTAAACTTCAGGAAAATGGGACAATCATGCATTTTACGACCGCTCTTTCTTATTCTTTCCAGCAGTATATTATGGTTTATATGGACAGCAATCAGTTCAGCCGGTTTGAACATTTTGCTACAACTTACGAAGAAATTGATGAATTCTATAAGGTTTCCGGACATGCTTGCTATTTAATAAAAGCCCACTTTAATGAAACTGACTTAAAAGATTTTTTAGAACGGCTGACATACTGGGGGCGTTACAATGTCGAAAATATCCTGAAGCAGATAAAATAA